A window from Peromyscus leucopus breed LL Stock chromosome 8a, UCI_PerLeu_2.1, whole genome shotgun sequence encodes these proteins:
- the Nmbr gene encoding neuromedin-B receptor: protein MKTPAGSLGKEIMPPRSLANLSLPLEANESEAVPEVWEKDFLPGSDGTTAELVIRCVIPSLYLIIITVGLLGNIMLVKIFLTNSAMRSVPNIFISNLAAGDLLLLLTCVPVDASRYFFDEWVFGKLGCKLIPAIQLTSVGVSVFTLTALSADRYRAIVNPMDMQTSGVVLWTSVKAVGIWVVSVLLAVPEAVFSEVARIGSLENNSFTACIPYPQTDELHPKIHSILIFLVYFLIPLVIISIYYYHIAKTLIKSAHNLPGEYNEHTKKQMETRKRLAKIVLVFVACFVFCWFPNHVLYLYRSFNYKEIDPSLGHMIVTLVARVLSFSNSCVNPFALYLLSESFRKRFNSQLCCRGKAYAERSTSYLLSSSAVRMTSLKSNTKNVVTSSVLLNGHSLKQEIAL from the exons ATGAAAACTCCTGCAGGTTCTCTGGGAAAAGAGATCATGCCCCCCAGGTCTCTTGCCAACCTCTCCTTGCCCTTGGAGGCGAACGAGAGCGAGGCGGTTCCTGAGGTGTGGGAAaaagatttcctgcctggctcggATGGGACCACTGCGGAGTTGGTGATCCGCTGTGTGATCCCATCCCTCTACCTAATCATCATTACGGTGGGCTTGCTGGGCAACATCATGCTGGTGAAGATATTCCTCACCAACAGCGCCATGAGGAGCGTCCCCAACATCTTCATCTCTAACCTGGCGGCTGgggacctgctgctgctgctgacctgCGTTCCAGTGGACGCCTCCCGCTACTTTTTTGATGAGTGGGTGTTTGGCAAGCTGGGCTGCAAACTCATCCCCGCCATCCAGCTCACCTCTGTGGGGGTTTCTGTATTCACCCTCACCGCCCTCAGCGCAGACAG GTACAGAGCTATCGTGAACCCCATGGACATGCAGACTTCTGGCGTGGTGCTGTGGACCAGTGTGAAGGCTGTGGGCATCTGGGTAGTCTCCGTGTTGTTGGCTGTCCCTGAAGCTGTGTTTTCGGAAGTAGCAAGAATTGGTAGCTTGGAAAACAACAGTTTCACAGCATGCATACCCTACCCGCAAACAGATGAGTTACATCCAAAGATTCACTCCATACTCATTTTTCTTGTCTATTTCCTCATACCTCTTGTTATTATCAGCATTTATTATTACCACATTGcaaaaactttaattaaaagTGCACACAATCTTCCGGGAGAATACAATGAACATACCAAAAAGCAG ATGGAGACCCGGAAACGCCTGGCTAAGATTGTGCTCGTCTTCGTGGCCTGCTTCGTCTTCTGTTGGTTTCCCAACCACGTCCTCTACTTGTACAGGTCTTTCAACTACAAGGAGATCGACCCTTCTCTGGGTCACATGATTGTCACCTTAGTGGCCCGGGTTCTGAGTTTCAGCAATTCCTGCGTCAATCCCTTTGCCCTCTACCTGCTCAGCGAAAGCTTCCGGAAGCGCTTCAACAGCCAGCTCTGCTGCCGAGGGAAGGCCTATGCTGAGAGGTCAACCAGCTACCTTCTCAGCTCTTCAGCCGTGAGAATGACTTCTCTGAAGAGCAACACAAAGAACGTGGTGACGAGTTCTGtcctgctaaatggacatagcttGAAGCAGGAAATAGCACTGTGA